A genomic stretch from Helianthus annuus cultivar XRQ/B chromosome 1, HanXRQr2.0-SUNRISE, whole genome shotgun sequence includes:
- the LOC110944123 gene encoding nudix hydrolase 2, giving the protein MIIRFLPKPTSILCFLTTNRSLTHLRPNLLYKKGRYSSSFGIRLNVRSVSGSAGSSSAPSNVLSVRTAGGVLIGKEDEHGGVIVEMDTEPVDPVVFVSLLKASMLQWKQQGKKGVWIKLPIELVNLIEPAVQEGFYYHHAEPNHLMLVHWIPETINTLPANASHRVGIGAFVMNENREVLVVQEKSGKFQGTGIWKFPTGVVDEGEDICDAAVREVKEETGIDAKFVEVLAFRQSHKSFFEKSDLFFMCMLQPLSFNIQKQEREIEAAQWMAFEDYAAQPFVQKHDLLKNMVKICRAKRDGEYTGFSPVPTITTFLNKRSNLYLNAKDLKS; this is encoded by the exons ATGATCATCCGATTTCTCCCCAAACCCACATCAATTCTATGTTTCCTCACCACTAATCGTTCTTTAACTCATCTCCGCCCAAACTTATTATATAAAAAAG GCAGATACAGCAGCAGTTTTGGGATCCGTTTGAATGTCAGATCAGTATCGGGTTCAGCGGGTTCTTCTTCGGCTCCATCGAATGTATTGTCGGTGCGAACGGCGGGTGGTGTGTTGATTGGTAAAGAGGATGAACATGGAGGTGTGATTGTGGAGATGGATACTGAGCCTGTTGATCCAGTTGTGTTTGTTTCTTTGCTTAAAGCATCAATGCTGCAGTGGAAACAACAG ggtaaaaagggtgtttggaTCAAATTGCCAATCGAGCTTGTCAATCTCATCGAGCCTGCAGTTCAa GAAGGCTTTTATTATCACCACGCTGAACCAAATCACTTGATGCTTGTGCATTGGATTCCCGAAACAATAAATACTTTGCCAGCAAATGCAAGTCATCGAGTGGGCATTGGTGCTTTTGTGATGAACGAAAATCGAGAG GTTTTGGTAGTGCAAGAGAAGAGTGGAAAGTTCCAAGGAACCGGCATATGGAAGTTTCCTACTGGAGTAGTTGATGAG GGTGAAGATATTTGCGATGCAGCGGTTAGAGAAGTAAAAGAAGAGACCGGG ATCGATGCAAAATTCGTGGAAGTATTAGCATTCAG ACAAAGCCATAAATCATTCTTTGAAAAGTCAGATTTATTCTTCATGTGCATGCTGCAACCTTTATCCTTCAACATCCAGAAGCAAGAAAGAGAAATAGAGGCAGCTCAG TGGATGGCGTTTGAGGATTACGCAGCCCAACCCTTTGTTCAAAAGCATGATCTTCTTAAGAATATGGTGAAGATATGCAGAGCAAAGAGAGATGGAGAGTATACTGGTTTCTCTCCTGTGCCTACAATCACAACTTTCCTCAATAAAAGAAGCAACCTTTACTTGAACGCCAAAGATCTTAAGTCGTAG